From the genome of Tachypleus tridentatus isolate NWPU-2018 chromosome 6, ASM421037v1, whole genome shotgun sequence:
tagttttaatgaaTAGTTCTCAAGATATTGTGAACTTCGTTTTACTATACGTCTTCaaggtaaataaaattaaaatctataatccaaaatttatattaattagagcAATATTCAATTGCATATTTCACTAGCTAATTTAAAGGATATATTCACTAATAACAgctaatattaaattaatgtaaatatgcgTCATTAATCAATATACTAAAGTTAGTTCTGACATATTTAATAATGTTCAgtacatgactaaatgataaaatGTGGAAGCTTTTGTAGCATTTGAAAGATGTCCCTTAAAAAATCCGAACAATTTACTTtactacattttcattttattcggTTATTTACCCAAGAGAATATGGAAACTATCGTGTATATCCATATGTTATGATGTATAAATAATATCACTTACCTCGAGTTATTAACCAAAGTAATgctactgaacaacagaggtggtGGTTTATCCAACAAGGTTCATCTGAAGTAACCATGACAGTTATATCACACTGTTCCTGAATGTGATGTGCGAGTTAAAATCTACttataacagaaaattttattgGTTACTTTACCCCACTTCTTCTGTGTCCTGAAACGTCCCATGGAATGTCATATCCATTTTCAAGTGCCCGACTCTCACGTGTCTTTAGTGTTCCTTGTATGGTTGTGGAAGGTTCGTAAGATGATCTGTACCCATAAGCTACGTATATTGGTTGATTTTCTGTACGTAGAAGAAATCTATAATTTTTGCGTCCATTTCAATCAAAATGCtacaattgtaaaatattttagttcatcaTCAACTTATCATACTTCAGTGGTTTAGCTACAGATGACAAGTGTCTGAAAAACTTGAATTACGTATCTAAGATGAAGGGTTAAAATAAACGACCATTACGACAACATAAGATAACGTAACGACTGATTTACTTACTTTCCACTATGTGTTCCTTCTTCAGACAAGCCCAAGCAACTACCACAGCACAAACAATAACAGTGAGGGAAACGGCAACAGGAATTATGAAATATAACCGGATATAGAAAGGTCCGTCTTCTGTTTCCTGAGCTGATTTAACTCCTGTAAACAGAAAACAGCTTTTGGTTTCAGTTTACCAAGAAAAACAGATATAACTAACGTTTActggaataatttaaaaaatatatttacataacacGATCCACATTCACTAACCAACACCTAACAGTTTAAGCCTGTCTTATGTTCATACCCGTATCTCTGTTGGTTTAAATCTTTGAACTTACCAAGAGCTTCAGTAAAAGCTACAACAGGAGACGACGCACTTCCTCTTCCAAACTTGTTGTAAGCTGCCAGTCTAAGTTCATACCGAGATCCTGCCTGTAGGTGGGTTACTTTGTAGCTACTGATAGATCCCGGTAGGTTGCGCTGGTGTTTCTTCATCCCATTTTTTTGTAACTCCAGTACGTATTCTAAACAGTAAAACTGGACTAACTTAACCAGATTTAACACACCATGTTGAGTGGATATTAGATTAACGGTcattaagtttgtaaaatataatgattttcaTAACTTATCAGATGTTTGAAAACTGACTTACGTAAAACAGGTCCTTCTTCGGGTGGGTTTCTCCAGTCCAGGGTCAATGAGTCAGTGTCCACACCGATTAGTCTTACGTTAGGAGCTGATGGTGGATCTGAACAAGAACCATATTTGTTTATCAGCTGTCAGTTTGTAACAAATTATTcatataaagacaaaataattcTTTGATTTTTATGTATCAGTTTTACACAGAAACAAGTAATCTACATTATGCAATCTTCTGTAATATTTGACGAACCTCCCCGGAGTGTGGCACACGTCATTTCCTCTGACGAAGGTCCGGTTCCTGCACTATTAAAAGCTTTCACAGTCACTACATATTCCGTTCCTACGTTCAAACCTCGAATTGTAACTTCTTCTTCATCTTTGTCAGTGACGTCATCTGTCGTCACAGTCTCATAAGAGAATCTACTTGAAGAGTCCTTGACCTTGTAGCTGACGTAGTAACCTTTCAGAACTCCGTTCCACTGGTCTTTGGGTGGACTCTAGACAAGTTGTTAACGATGTTAGTTCTCAGTCAGAACACTTACCATACAACTTACTAACAGTGTTAGTTCTAAGTCACAACACTTACCTTTCAACTTACTAACAGTGTTAGTTCTAAGTCACAACAATTACCTTCCAACTTACTAACAGTGTTCCTGAGTCCAGAGCCAAAACATTAACATCCACAGGTGACGCTCCTGGTTctgtaaaataattctttataattACCACAGTGATGGGTAATTACGTTCATAATTTATTAAGACTTAACAAATCTACATATTATGGTAAGCCaagatgtaatatatttaaaatgaagtgATAAAACACTTTTAGGATACTTTAATTCTATGATTATCTTAAAGAATTACTCTATTAGATATTTGTATAGCTTAAGATACTGTACTTATAAAACAGATGAATCTACAAGCATCTTTCTAAGATCGTACTTTAAAAAttctattatattgtttgttaacACTAATAAAGATGAGACACCTACCTTCCTCCTGTGTAGTAAACCTAACAGGATCAGAAGGTTCACTGAGTCCTATACTGTTTTCTGCCTGAATCTCTACAGTGTATTCTGTACCAGGACGAAGATCTCGAAGCAACAGGCTCGTTTCACCAAAGGATAAAACTTGTTCTTTTAGTTTTTTCACTCCGAAATATTCtaagaaaataaactttgaattataGGCGATAATCgtgtaaaattatcatttttgtaGCTTTTAGTGATGATCATTATGTTTCTAGAAACTTGTTCTTTTATtcacacagaaaaaaaacttaaCGTATCGTGGCATAcaaatgtgttatattattttactgtgaTTGTTATTAGTCTGGTATTTATGTATAACTTTATGTAAGCATTGTTTTACCACTTACTTTTTAACAAACAATTACttcacattatttattattgtaattttaattgttgttaaatttGTGTTTAGATATAACACAACTTACTTGATGATTTCCAGAACCGAACAATGAACTGAGTGACTGCTGACAGTGTTGGTGATGACTTCCAACTGACCTTAGCGACCCTGCTACGAACGTCTCCAACAGCAATATTCGAAGGACTCTGAGGTGgttctgttttccaaaaataaatgtttatttggttATTATTCATGCACTGTCTTTATATTAACAGTTAACATAAAGATACGACGAAGATTAAATTGATATAATTAACCTTTAAGTAAATGCCACGTATATACCAATAGGTATTTGATACACATAACCAAACATTACTGTTTAGACTCACAATCACAAtatttacacaactaaattagggttAGTCGCTGATTTTGTTTTGAACGCTTTACATTTTTATAGCACATTAACTGATGTACTTACACTATATAAAGTAAACCTTACCATTCACAATCATCTTAATACTCCAGCTGTCGTTTCCGTATGAGTTCTCTACAGAACACGTATAGAGGGCAGCATCTTGAGTTTGAATATTTCTGATGACGAGAGTAGAGTTAGTCCCAACTGGAGTTTCTTTACTGTAAGTTTCGTGACTGTGGTGGTACAGAAAACGTTAAGTTCATTGAgctttttcattatattattaaactatttcgaTATTTACGTCAAACATTAAAAACTGAATAATCTTACCGGTTCGACCAAGGTTCTAATTCGTCATTGTTCTTTAGCCATCTGACCAGTAGAGGACGCTCTCCCCTTACAATACATCGTACACTCTTTGTGTACCCTTGCTGCACAGTTACAACTTCACTATAGCTCTCAATCGATGGAGGCACTGTCGACAAACCACATAACACCTAAGTCAATTACAGCTTATctataaaacattcataattttcaataaactacaaaacaatgtttagtaATATAAATGTTCGATACGATATAAAGATCtatagttatttttgtttcaatcaTTTCAAACTAagattatttctaataatttaaataaagttattactaATATGAACTAACAATAGACTTACAGTTACTTTAACAAAGTATTTCCATCAGACTTAATCTTTGAATACTCGGAgagttattaaacaataattgttaCCGTGGACAGACAGACGGACAGCTTTCTCCAACTTTTCTCCCACTCCGTTTTCAGCCTGACACAGGTAAGTTCCTGAATCTGTCTCCTTAACGTCGTTTATCAGCAGTGTTCCGTTGTCCAACACATTCATCTTGTAGCTCCTGGAGATAGGTGTCAAGGAGCCTGAAGGACCTGAAGAATATTGGTAGTTTTTATCAGTTATTGTGTCAAGCCACCTaggtaatattttgtaaattgttaCTTTAAATTGTAGCAGGAACAGTTATTAAAACATGGATaatgtgttatttaattattcagaAACGATTCCCAACAGTCGTTCTAAGAagttaaaatattggttttatatttCAGAACAATAGACACATTAgtattatgttgtttattaattaccGCTAAT
Proteins encoded in this window:
- the LOC143253539 gene encoding cell adhesion molecule DSCAM-like isoform X3; the encoded protein is MAGNWNIKSVFLLFHAVVLAVEPPTLQPGEFPSDIELGSRVQIVCNLKKGDLPVTLTWKKDGKPLSTNERVTVLSFDAFSSDLRIQTIIPEDVANYSCTATNSAGSDSFTSALIVRAPPFWKQQPENTVQAIFGTRTLIACSVGGYPAPGVTWKIKSPSGSLTPISRSYKMNVLDNGTLLINDVKETDSGTYLCQAENGVGEKLEKAVRLSVHVPPSIESYSEVVTVQQGYTKSVRCIVRGERPLLVRWLKNNDELEPWSNRHETYSKETPVGTNSTLVIRNIQTQDAALYTCSVENSYGNDSWSIKMIVNEPPQSPSNIAVGDVRSRVAKVSWKSSPTLSAVTQFIVRFWKSSKYFGVKKLKEQVLSFGETSLLLRDLRPGTEYTVEIQAENSIGLSEPSDPVRFTTQEEEPGASPVDVNVLALDSGTLLVSWKSPPKDQWNGVLKGYYVSYKVKDSSSRFSYETVTTDDVTDKDEEEVTIRGLNVGTEYVVTVKAFNSAGTGPSSEEMTCATLRGDPPSAPNVRLIGVDTDSLTLDWRNPPEEGPVLQYVLELQKNGMKKHQRNLPGSISSYKVTHLQAGSRYELRLAAYNKFGRGSASSPVVAFTEALGVKSAQETEDGPFYIRLYFIIPVAVSLTVIVCAVVVAWACLKKEHIVEKNQPIYVAYGYRSSYEPSTTIQGTLKTRESRALENGYDIPWDVSGHRRSGMNLVG
- the LOC143253539 gene encoding cell adhesion molecule DSCAM-like isoform X1, producing the protein MAGNWNIKSVFLLFHAVVLAVEPPTLQPGEFPSDIELGSRVQIVCNLKKGDLPVTLTWKKDGKPLSTNERVTVLSFDAFSSDLRIQTIIPEDVANYSCTATNSAGSDSFTSALIVRAPPFWKQQPENTVQAIFGTRTLIACSVGGYPAPGVTWKIKSPSGSLTPISRSYKMNVLDNGTLLINDVKETDSGTYLCQAENGVGEKLEKAVRLSVHVPPSIESYSEVVTVQQGYTKSVRCIVRGERPLLVRWLKNNDELEPWSNRHETYSKETPVGTNSTLVIRNIQTQDAALYTCSVENSYGNDSWSIKMIVNEPPQSPSNIAVGDVRSRVAKVSWKSSPTLSAVTQFIVRFWKSSKYFGVKKLKEQVLSFGETSLLLRDLRPGTEYTVEIQAENSIGLSEPSDPVRFTTQEEEPGASPVDVNVLALDSGTLLVSWKSPPKDQWNGVLKGYYVSYKVKDSSSRFSYETVTTDDVTDKDEEEVTIRGLNVGTEYVVTVKAFNSAGTGPSSEEMTCATLRGDPPSAPNVRLIGVDTDSLTLDWRNPPEEGPVLQYVLELQKNGMKKHQRNLPGSISSYKVTHLQAGSRYELRLAAYNKFGRGSASSPVVAFTEALGVKSAQETEDGPFYIRLYFIIPVAVSLTVIVCAVVVAWACLKKEHIVEKNQPIYVAYGYRSSYEPSTTIQGTLKTRESRALENGYDIPWDVSGHRRSGTSDGNYTKLKQFNPNL
- the LOC143253539 gene encoding cell adhesion molecule DSCAM-like isoform X2, translated to MAGNWNIKSVFLLFHAVVLAVEPPTLQPGEFPSDIELGSRVQIVCNLKKGDLPVTLTWKKDGKPLSTNERVTVLSFDAFSSDLRIQTIIPEDVANYSCTATNSAGSDSFTSALIVRAPPFWKQQPENTVQAIFGTRTLIACSVGGYPAPGVTWKIKSPSGSLTPISRSYKMNVLDNGTLLINDVKETDSGTYLCQAENGVGEKLEKAVRLSVHVPPSIESYSEVVTVQQGYTKSVRCIVRGERPLLVRWLKNNDELEPWSNRHETYSKETPVGTNSTLVIRNIQTQDAALYTCSVENSYGNDSWSIKMIVNEPPQSPSNIAVGDVRSRVAKVSWKSSPTLSAVTQFIVRFWKSSKYFGVKKLKEQVLSFGETSLLLRDLRPGTEYTVEIQAENSIGLSEPSDPVRFTTQEEEPGASPVDVNVLALDSGTLLSPPKDQWNGVLKGYYVSYKVKDSSSRFSYETVTTDDVTDKDEEEVTIRGLNVGTEYVVTVKAFNSAGTGPSSEEMTCATLRGDPPSAPNVRLIGVDTDSLTLDWRNPPEEGPVLQYVLELQKNGMKKHQRNLPGSISSYKVTHLQAGSRYELRLAAYNKFGRGSASSPVVAFTEALGVKSAQETEDGPFYIRLYFIIPVAVSLTVIVCAVVVAWACLKKEHIVEKNQPIYVAYGYRSSYEPSTTIQGTLKTRESRALENGYDIPWDVSGHRRSGTSDGNYTKLKQFNPNL
- the LOC143253539 gene encoding cell adhesion molecule DSCAM-like isoform X4, producing the protein MAGNWNIKSVFLLFHAVVLAVEPPTLQPGEFPSDIELGSRVQIVCNLKKGDLPVTLTWKKDGKPLSTNERVTVLSFDAFSSDLRIQTIIPEDVANYSCTATNSAGSDSFTSALIVRAPPFWKQQPENTVQAIFGTRTLIACSVGGYPAPGVTWKIKSPSGSLTPISRSYKMNVLDNGTLLINDVKETDSGTYLCQAENGVGEKLEKAVRLSVHVPPSIESYSEVVTVQQGYTKSVRCIVRGERPLLVRWLKNNDELEPWSNRHETYSKETPVGTNSTLVIRNIQTQDAALYTCSVENSYGNDSWSIKMIVNEPPQSPSNIAVGDVRSRVAKVSWKSSPTLSAVTQFIVRFWKSSKYFGVKKLKEQVLSFGETSLLLRDLRPGTEYTVEIQAENSIGLSEPSDPVRFTTQEEEPGASPVDVNVLALDSGTLLVSWKSPPKDQWNGVLKGYYVSYKVKDSSSRFSYETVTTDDVTDKDEEEVTIRGLNVGTEYVVTVKAFNSAGTGPSSEEMTCATLRGDPPSAPNVRLIGVDTDSLTLDWRNPPEEGPVLQYVLELQKNGMKKHQRNLPGSISSYKVTHLQAGSRYELRLAAYNKFGRGSASSPVVAFTEALGVKSAQETEDGPFYIRLYFIIPVAVSLTVIVCAVVVAWACLKKEHIVENK